The Synechococcus sp. RS9909 genomic interval CTGATCTATCGCGGCTTTTCCAGTTGCACCACCCATCCCACGGCCTTTGACCCCGACACCTGTGTGTTGCCTGAGGGTGGCGTGCTCGATGCGGCCGAGTTGTTGGTTGGCCCCCTTCTGCCCCAGCAGGAGCAGCGGTTACAGGGGCCGATTCCGGCCCAGGCGTTGCTGGATCCAGCCCGGTGGTGTTGAGGGCAGGCTGTTTCAGCGCCGTTTGAGCACGGCCACGCAGCGGCCGCAGAGGCTGGGGTGATCGGCATGCTGGCCGATGTCGCTTTCGTAATGCCAACAGCGTTCGCATTTTTCGCCGCGGGCGCGCGCCACCTCGATCACGGCGAGGGGATTGCTGTCGTCGCTCGCCAGCAGTTCCGCCCAGGGTTCGCCCCCGAGTTGCAGCTGGGACACAAGCAGCCAATCCCGCAACCCATCCACCTCCGGATCGCCGTGGTCGGCCAGCCAGGTCAGCGCTGACTGGAGCGACTCGGAGCGGGCCTCGACCCGCACCGCTGCCTCCAACGCGGCGCCCAGCTCCTGACGGCCGCGGCACTCTTCCAGCACCCGGTTCACCGCGCCGCGCAGGTCGCGCAGCTGTTGCATCGGCGCATTCAGGCTCTCGTCCCGCCAGCTGTCAGGCACCACCGGCCAGCCGCGTCGGAACACCGAGTCTTCGGCCACGGCGTAGGGCAGGTTCTGCCAGATGTCTTCGGCCATGTGGCAGAGCACGGGCGCGATCGCTCCGGCAAGGCGTTCGATGATCAACGCCATCACCGTCTGGCAGCTGCGCCGCCGCCGGTCGTTCGGTGCACTCACATAAAGCCTGTCCTTGGCGATGTCGAGGTAGAAGTTGGAGAGATCGGCAACGCAGTAGTTCTGCAGCAGCTGGAAGAAGCGGAAGAACTCGTAGCGTTCGAAGGCTTCGCTGATCTCATCGAGCACCACGGCCGTGCGCTGCAGCATCCAGCGATCGAGCAATGGCAGCGCTTCCATCGGCACGCCATCGCGGCCAGGATCGAAATCGTGGAGATTACCGAGCAGGTAGCGCGCGGTGTTGCGCACCTTCCGGTACACATCGGCCAGTTGGCGCAGGATGCCGGCGCCGATCGGCACATCGGCGGAGTAGTCGACGGAACTCACCCACAGGCGCAGCACATCGGCGCCGTAGGGAGGTTCCTGTTTCTGGTTTTTGCCACCCTCGATGATCACCATCGGATCCACCACATTGCCGAGGGATTTGCTCATCTTGCGGCCCTTCTCATCCAGGGCGAAGCCATGGGTGAGCACGGTGCGGTAGGGGGCATGGCCATTCACCGCCACCGAGGTGAGCAGGGAGCTCTGGAACCAGCCGCGGTGCTGATCCGATCCCTCCAGGTAGAGGTCAGCCGGGTAGCTGAGGCCATCGCGCTGGCTGGCGACGGCGGCCCAGCTGGAGCCAGAGTCGAACCACACATCCATCGTGTCGGTGCCCTTGCGCCACTGCACCGCTTCGCCCTGATGGCTGGGGGGGAGCAGCACGCTCTCGTCGTTCTCCCACCAGACGTCGGCACCGTGTTCGGCGATCAGCGCCTGGATGTGGGCAATCGAGTCGGCGTTCAGCAGCACTTCGCCGCTGCTGCGGTGATAAAACACGGGGATCGGCACCCCCCAGGTGCGCTGGCGCGAGATGCACCAGTCACCCCGTTCCGCCACCATCGCTTCGATCCGGTTCCGGCCGGAGGCCGGCAGCCACTCCACCGCGTCGATGGCGGCGAGGGCTTCGCTGCGGAAGCCCTCCACAGAGGCGAACCATTGCTCCGTGGCCCGGAAGATCGTGGGTTTCTTCGTGCGCCAGTCGTAGGGATAGCGGTGGCTGTAGCTCTCCTGCAGGAGCAGTGCTCCGGCGGTCTCCAGGGCGTCGATGATCGCCGGGTTGGCGTCTTTGAGCACGTTCAGACCGGCAAAGGGGCCGGCTTCTTCCGTGAGGGTGCCGGCTTCATCCACCGGGCAGAGCACCGGCAGGCCGTGTTTGCGGCCGGTGTTGAAGTCATCCACGCCATGGCCAGGTGCGGTGTGCACCAGGCCCGTGCCTGATTCGGTGGTGATGTACTCGCCACCGACCAAAACCGGGCTTTCCCGTTCCAGAAGGGGATGGCGGTAGACGAGCCCCGCCAGGAGCGCTCCCTTCACGACGGCCTTCGCCGCCAGCGGTCGCCCGAGTTTGCCGGCGAGGGTGTCGCGCAGGTCGGCTGCCACGATCAGTAAGCTTCCCCTGCCGTCGTCGGCCAGGCAGTAGTCGAGGCGGTCATTGACCGACACGGCCAGGTTGGCGGGCAGGGTCCAGGGCGTGGTGGTCCAGATCGCCACCTGCAGGGCGTCCTGTAGGGCGTCGCCGTCCGCTGGTAGCTCAACGCCCTGCTGTTGCAATGCCGTCCGGAGCGCTGGCGGGGCTTCGAGGGTTGGGAAGGCCACATAAACGCTCGGGCTTGTGTGGCCGTCGGGATACTCCAGCTCCGCTTCCGCCAGGGCCGTGCGGGAGCTGGGGCTCCAGTGCACGGGCTTGAGGCCTCGATAGATGTGCCCCTTGAGGGCCATCGTGCCGAACACCTCGATCTGGGCCGCTTCGTAGTCCTTCTGGAGGGTGAGGTAGGGGTGCTCCCAGTCGGCCCAGATGCCCCAGCGTTTGAAGCCGGCCATCTGGCCTTCCACCTGTTTGCGGGCGTAGGCGGCGGCTTTCTTGCGCAGCTTGAGGGGGGTCAGGGCCTGGCGTTGCTCCTGGTCCATCGCCTGAAGCACCTTGAGTTCGATCGGCAGGCCGTGGCAGTCCCAGCCGGGCACGAAGCGCACCCGGCGGCCCTGCATCAGCCGATGCTTGTTGATGATGTCCTTGAGCACCTTGTTGAGGGCGTGGCCCATGTGCAGGGCGCCGTTGGCGTAGGGCGGCCCGTCGTGCAGGGTGAACACGGGGCCGGGATTCTCCACGCCGAGCTTGAGATCCACGCCTCGCTCGCTCCAGAACGCCTGGAGCTCCGGTTCCCGTTGCCTGGCGTTGGCCCGCATGCCGAAGCCGGTCTGCAGGAGGTTGAGGCTGTCCTTGTACGACGGTCGTGCGTCAGCGTCAGGGCGCGTCTGTTCGGTCACGGTGGCGCTGTGGCAGAGGGAATTATCCGTCCTGGCCGGAGCTCTCTGCGGCGCCGGTGTCAGCGACGCCGGTGTCAGCGGGCTTGGTGGTTTCGGTGTTGGTGGCCTCGGGGTTGGTCGCCTGGGTCGACGGCTCAGGCCTCACCCAGCGCTTGCCGCTGCGGTTGCTGCCCTCAGGGCGGTCGGGAGCGGCGCTTGGCGGTTTGAGGCTGGCCAGGGCGCTGCCGGTGTTGCCGGCCAGACGACGGATCGCAGCCAGCAACTGCTGCAGGCTGGTGCTCCAGCGTTCACTGGAACGCAGCCGTTGACGTTCCTCCTCGCCAAGCTGGTTCCAGCGCCCCTGGCCAACCTCCACCCCCAGCCGGGTGATCAGCAACGTGGCGCAGACCACGGCCAGCATCGGGGCGCCGCGCAGGCGATCACTGCTGGTCACCAGCACCAGCCCGAGCAGGAGCACCAGGGCTCCCCAGGCGCTGTCGCGGGGGCGGCTCAGCTCGGTGGCGAGCAGGGGCAGCAGCAGCAGGGCCAGACCCGCCAGCAGACAGAGATCCCCTGTGAGGGTGGCCAGCATTCGAGCACTCCGCCGCTTGGGTCCATTCTGGGCCGATGCCTACAGTTCAACTCTTGCCCATCTGGCGGAATTGGTAGACGCGCTGGTTTTAGGTACCAGTGGCTTCGGTCGTGGGGGTTCAAGTCCCCCGGTGGGCATCACTTGTCACCTAGGGTCATAACGCTTCTGGCATGTTGAGAGGGTCGCGTCCACCGATGACACAGGCTTCCGTTCAGGCCGTTGCACCACTGCGTTCCGTGCCGAGGGAATTTCTGGATCCTCCCGGGGTCTGGAATCCCACCGTGGCGCTCTTCCTCGGCGGTTATGGCCTGGCTGCCCTCACGGTGTGGGGATGGTTTGTGGGGGGCTGGCCTCTGCCCTTGCTGCTGATCACCGGGTTTCTTGCCCTGCATCTTGAGGGCACGGTTGTGCACGACGCCTGCCACAAGGCGGCCCATCCGGTGCCCTGGATCAACCAGGCGATGGGCCATGGCTCCGCCCTGCTGCTGGGGTTCAGCTTTCCCGTGTTCACTCGGGTGCATCTCCAGCACCACTCCCATGTGAACGATCCCAAAAACGATCCGGACCACATCGTGAGCACCTTCGGTCCGCTCTGGTTGATCGCGCCGCGCTTCTTTTATCACGAGGTGTTTTTCTTTCAGCGCAAGCTCTGGAGGCGCTGGGAATTGATGCAATGGGGCCTGGAGCGTGCCGTGTTCTTCACGATCATTGCGGCGGCGGTGCGCTTTGGCTTCCTGCCTTTCATCTTCAATTGCTGGTTTGCGCCTGCCCTGATGGTGGGTGTCACATTGGGGTTGTTTTTTGATTACCTTCCCCACCGCCCCTTTCTGTCACGCAACCGCTGGTTGAACGCTCGTGTGTATCCGGGGCGCACGATGAACTGGCTGATCATGGGCCAGAACTATCACCTGGTGCATCACCTCTGGCCGTCGATCCCCTGGTTTGAATACAAGCCGGCCTACGAAGCCACCAAGCCATTGCTGGATGCCAAAGGTTCTCCTCAGCGTCTGGGTCTGTTTGAGACCCGCCATGATCTGGTGAATTTCCTCTACGACATCTTTCTCGGGGTGCGCAGTCACAAGCCCCATGGCAGCAAGATGCGCCCTCTGGCCCGGGTGATGCCCAGCCGCCGCATGCGCCGTGGTTGGTTGAATCTGTTGCAACGCACGGCCGTGACGCCGTCCCGTCGGGGCTCCTGAATCAATCCGCCAGGATCTTCGGCACCCGGAAGAAATCACCCTCCCGCTGCGGCGCCTGATCCAGCAGTTCTTCACGCACCTGAGTGGCCACGACGCGATCGTCGCGGGTGGCATTGATCACCTCCACGGCGCGGGTGGTGGGAGGAACGCCATCGGTGTCCACGGCCTGGAGCTGGTCGACGTAGTCGAGGATGCGCTCCAGCTGGCCGGTGTAGGTGGAGATTGTGTCTTCAGGCAGTTCGAGACGAGCCAGCTGCGCCACCTTGCGCACGTCGTCAGCCGTGATCTTGCTCATGCGGCGTTGAGGAAAGTTTCCAGATCTTCGCGCAGGGCGGTCGCGGCCGTGTCGAGCAGTTCAGCGCCATGGTCTGGCGTGGCCAGGGAGGGATCGGATCCCATGCGGCCGTCGGGGTAACGCGCACGGAAATCAGCCGGACCATGGATGGGCCCGCAGGCAGCCGGCTCCGGCAGGGGGCGCTGCTTGCGCTGCAGGCAGCTGTGCAGATGCAGGGTGAGGGCGATCTCGCTGGGGGTGGCGTGCTGGCCTTCCCGTTCGCCGTAGAGCTCTCGGGCTCGACGCATCACAGGCCCAGCCATGAACCAGTTGGCCAGTTTGCAACGCAAGCGCGGCGCCACCGCGAGGCCGCGGCTCGCAGCTGTGCCGTAGGCCTGGGCGAAGGCGGCTTTGGCGGTGGCGATGTTGCCGCCATGGCCATTCACCACGAAGATGCGCTCGAAGCCATGGCCGGCCAGCGACAGCACCAGGTCGTGCAACACGCTGAGGAGAGTGCTCGGCTGCAGGCTCATGGTGCCGGCGAAGCCCAGGTGGTGCTCGGCCATGCCGAAGGCCTGGGTCGGCGTCACCAGCACACCGCTGCGGCGGCCCAGCTCCAGAGCCACCGCTTCGGCGGTGAGGGCGTCGGTGCCGATCGCTCCTGTGGGGCCGTGCTGTTCGGTGGATCCCAAGGGAAGGATGACGCCGCGGCAGCGTTCCAGGTAGGCCTCCACGTCGGGCCAGGTCTGGAGATCAAGTCGGATGGCGTCAGTGCTGGTGACGGGACCGGGCAGGGGTGATGTCATCAAGCCAGTCTGAACGCCATCAGTGGGCGGTGCCGTTGCCGTCGTATTGATCGGTGTTGTAGTAGCCACCGCGGGTGCCGAAATACAGCGTCGTCAGCACGAACAGACCGCTGCCGAACAGCAGCACGGTGCCGAGGTTGAACGAATGCAGGGCGGCGTCCATGACAGTCAGAGGGTCTCGCTACAGCCTGGCAGCGTTTCGGTCGCTGTCATCCCTGCAGCGGGCACATCCAGCCACTGCCGCAGCCAGCCCGTGAGCCAGATGAACGGCAGGGTGTCAGCGAGGGCTGCCAGTGCCTTGAACAGGTAGCCACTGGCGATGTAGGCCCCCAGTTGGGGCAGCACGGGGTCGTCGCTGCGCAGGGGCAGCACGTGGGCGCCGTAATGGCTGATCAGCACCACGGCGGTGGTGTCCACGAGCTGGCTCACCAGGGTGGAGCCGTTGTTGCGCAACCACAGCGCCTTGCCGTTCGTGCGCTGTTTCCAGAAGTGAAAGAGACGCACATCCACGAACTGGGCGGTGACATAGGCCGCCATCGAGGCTCCCACCGAGCCGAAGGCCAGGCGTTGAATCGCGAAGAACGTGCTCTCTGGCGCTCCTTCCAGTCCCGGCAGGATGCCGCCAAGCCAGAGGATCAGCACCACCCAGCCATTGAGGAGCAGGCCCACCCACACCACCTGGGCTGCCCGTTGTTCTCCCCACAGTTCGCTGATCAGATCGGTGCAGAGAAACGTCACCGGGTAGGGCAGGGCGCCGACGGCAACGACGATCGGCCAGGAGCCGATGTGGCCCAGGTCCAGGAAGCGGGTGAGGCCGAGAATGTTGAGCATGCCCAGCGTGCCTAGAAACAGGCCCGACAGCACTAGGAAAACGAGTGTGCGGCGTGCCTGGTGATCGGGAGTCATCCGGTTGGCGCCAGCAGGCTTGCCCATGATTGAGGGACGCTCGGCTTCTGTCTATCGCTCCCTCAGCTCTTCCCCAGGCCTTCTTCGCGCGCCCCGCCCAGCGGGTCGCCCCCGACCTGATCGGCTGCCTGCTGGTGAAACGCCAAGCGGATGGCGAGTTGCTGTGGGGCGTGATTGTGGAAACGGAGGCGTATTCCCAGGAGGAGCCTGCCTGCCATGGCTACCGCCGCCGCAGCCCCAGCAACGAAACCCTGTTTGGTGAGCCTGGGCGGTTTTACGTGTATGTGAGCTATGGCATTCACCACTGCGTGAATGTGGTGACCGATCGGGCCGACTGGGCCAATGGCGTGCTGCTGCGGGCGGTGGCATTGCCGGGCGAGCCTGAGCGGGTGGCGGCGGGGCCTGGGCTGCTGGCCCGGCGCTTCGGCATCGACCGAGCTCATGACAGCTGGTCCGTCTGTGGTGAGAATGACCTGTGGCTGGCTCCCCGGCCTTCCGTTCTCGGTCATCCTGAGCTTGTGAGCACC includes:
- the ileS gene encoding isoleucine--tRNA ligase, coding for MTEQTRPDADARPSYKDSLNLLQTGFGMRANARQREPELQAFWSERGVDLKLGVENPGPVFTLHDGPPYANGALHMGHALNKVLKDIINKHRLMQGRRVRFVPGWDCHGLPIELKVLQAMDQEQRQALTPLKLRKKAAAYARKQVEGQMAGFKRWGIWADWEHPYLTLQKDYEAAQIEVFGTMALKGHIYRGLKPVHWSPSSRTALAEAELEYPDGHTSPSVYVAFPTLEAPPALRTALQQQGVELPADGDALQDALQVAIWTTTPWTLPANLAVSVNDRLDYCLADDGRGSLLIVAADLRDTLAGKLGRPLAAKAVVKGALLAGLVYRHPLLERESPVLVGGEYITTESGTGLVHTAPGHGVDDFNTGRKHGLPVLCPVDEAGTLTEEAGPFAGLNVLKDANPAIIDALETAGALLLQESYSHRYPYDWRTKKPTIFRATEQWFASVEGFRSEALAAIDAVEWLPASGRNRIEAMVAERGDWCISRQRTWGVPIPVFYHRSSGEVLLNADSIAHIQALIAEHGADVWWENDESVLLPPSHQGEAVQWRKGTDTMDVWFDSGSSWAAVASQRDGLSYPADLYLEGSDQHRGWFQSSLLTSVAVNGHAPYRTVLTHGFALDEKGRKMSKSLGNVVDPMVIIEGGKNQKQEPPYGADVLRLWVSSVDYSADVPIGAGILRQLADVYRKVRNTARYLLGNLHDFDPGRDGVPMEALPLLDRWMLQRTAVVLDEISEAFERYEFFRFFQLLQNYCVADLSNFYLDIAKDRLYVSAPNDRRRRSCQTVMALIIERLAGAIAPVLCHMAEDIWQNLPYAVAEDSVFRRGWPVVPDSWRDESLNAPMQQLRDLRGAVNRVLEECRGRQELGAALEAAVRVEARSESLQSALTWLADHGDPEVDGLRDWLLVSQLQLGGEPWAELLASDDSNPLAVIEVARARGEKCERCWHYESDIGQHADHPSLCGRCVAVLKRR
- a CDS encoding Ycf66 family protein, which codes for MLATLTGDLCLLAGLALLLLPLLATELSRPRDSAWGALVLLLGLVLVTSSDRLRGAPMLAVVCATLLITRLGVEVGQGRWNQLGEEERQRLRSSERWSTSLQQLLAAIRRLAGNTGSALASLKPPSAAPDRPEGSNRSGKRWVRPEPSTQATNPEATNTETTKPADTGVADTGAAESSGQDG
- the crtR gene encoding beta-carotene hydroxylase; translation: MTQASVQAVAPLRSVPREFLDPPGVWNPTVALFLGGYGLAALTVWGWFVGGWPLPLLLITGFLALHLEGTVVHDACHKAAHPVPWINQAMGHGSALLLGFSFPVFTRVHLQHHSHVNDPKNDPDHIVSTFGPLWLIAPRFFYHEVFFFQRKLWRRWELMQWGLERAVFFTIIAAAVRFGFLPFIFNCWFAPALMVGVTLGLFFDYLPHRPFLSRNRWLNARVYPGRTMNWLIMGQNYHLVHHLWPSIPWFEYKPAYEATKPLLDAKGSPQRLGLFETRHDLVNFLYDIFLGVRSHKPHGSKMRPLARVMPSRRMRRGWLNLLQRTAVTPSRRGS
- the gatC gene encoding Asp-tRNA(Asn)/Glu-tRNA(Gln) amidotransferase subunit GatC: MSKITADDVRKVAQLARLELPEDTISTYTGQLERILDYVDQLQAVDTDGVPPTTRAVEVINATRDDRVVATQVREELLDQAPQREGDFFRVPKILAD
- a CDS encoding creatininase family protein, which gives rise to MTSPLPGPVTSTDAIRLDLQTWPDVEAYLERCRGVILPLGSTEQHGPTGAIGTDALTAEAVALELGRRSGVLVTPTQAFGMAEHHLGFAGTMSLQPSTLLSVLHDLVLSLAGHGFERIFVVNGHGGNIATAKAAFAQAYGTAASRGLAVAPRLRCKLANWFMAGPVMRRARELYGEREGQHATPSEIALTLHLHSCLQRKQRPLPEPAACGPIHGPADFRARYPDGRMGSDPSLATPDHGAELLDTAATALREDLETFLNAA
- a CDS encoding queuosine precursor transporter; translated protein: MGKPAGANRMTPDHQARRTLVFLVLSGLFLGTLGMLNILGLTRFLDLGHIGSWPIVVAVGALPYPVTFLCTDLISELWGEQRAAQVVWVGLLLNGWVVLILWLGGILPGLEGAPESTFFAIQRLAFGSVGASMAAYVTAQFVDVRLFHFWKQRTNGKALWLRNNGSTLVSQLVDTTAVVLISHYGAHVLPLRSDDPVLPQLGAYIASGYLFKALAALADTLPFIWLTGWLRQWLDVPAAGMTATETLPGCSETL
- a CDS encoding DNA-3-methyladenine glycosylase — its product is MRDARLLSIAPSALPQAFFARPAQRVAPDLIGCLLVKRQADGELLWGVIVETEAYSQEEPACHGYRRRSPSNETLFGEPGRFYVYVSYGIHHCVNVVTDRADWANGVLLRAVALPGEPERVAAGPGLLARRFGIDRAHDSWSVCGENDLWLAPRPSVLGHPELVSTTRIGIAQGQDWPWRWYLKASRSVSRRASGDRMPTKAQAWSPEGISAV